Proteins encoded together in one Maridesulfovibrio bastinii DSM 16055 window:
- a CDS encoding IS200/IS605 family transposase gives SFMGYLKGKSSLMLYEQFGNLKFKYRNRSFWCRGYYVDTVGKNTAKIKEYIRHQLESDKLGDQLSLPYPGNPFTGRK, from the coding sequence AGTTTTATGGGGTACCTAAAAGGTAAAAGTAGTCTTATGCTGTATGAGCAGTTTGGAAATTTAAAATTCAAGTATCGAAATAGATCGTTTTGGTGTCGAGGCTATTATGTCGACACGGTAGGTAAAAATACTGCAAAGATAAAAGAATATATCCGGCACCAACTTGAAAGTGATAAATTGGGAGATCAATTATCTCTCCCATATCCGGGTAA